One Silene latifolia isolate original U9 population unplaced genomic scaffold, ASM4854445v1 scaffold_407, whole genome shotgun sequence DNA segment encodes these proteins:
- the LOC141639478 gene encoding uncharacterized protein LOC141639478, whose product MIPMLDGTNFKYWKENVMIVLGCMDLDLALRDERPAALTATSTSDAKRDMEKWERSNRMSLMIMKRAIPESFRGTMSEEDNAKKFLVELEKRFVKNEKSETSTLLTSLVSMRYKATGNIREYIMEMSHIASKLKALKLDLSEDLLVHLVLISLPKKFSHFTVSYNCQKEKWTLNELISHCVQEEERLKQERTESAHLASSSKDGKKRKKGKEVAIVMRPPKKRE is encoded by the coding sequence ATGATTCCAATGCTTGACGGAACAAATTTTAAGTATTGGAAGGAAAATGTTATGATTGTTCTGGGTTGCATGGATCTAGACCTTGCTCTTCGGGATGAGCGTCCCGCTGCTCTTACAGCTACTAGTACCTCTGATGCTAAGAGGGACATGGAGAAGTGGGAACGCTCAAATCGCATGAGTCTAATGATCATGAAACGTGCAATTCCAGAATCATTTAGGGGCACTATGTCCGAAGAGGATAATGCCAAGAAGTTCCTTGTTGAGCTTGAAAAGCGTTTTGTAAAAAACGAAAAGTCGGAAACTAGCACTCTTTTAACGAGTCTAGTCTCCATGAGGTATAAAGCAACAGGGAACATAAGGGAGTACATTATGGAAATGTCTCATATTGCTTCAAAGTTAAAGGCACTTAAGTTAGACTTGTCTGAAGACTTGTTGGTGCATTTGGTTTTGATATCTCTTCCTAAGAAATTCAGTCACTTTACTGTCAGTTACAACTGTCAGAAGGAGAAGTGGACTCTTAATGAGCTCATTTCTCATTGTGTTCAAGAGGAAGAGAGGTTGAAGCAAGAAAGGACTGAAAGTGCTCATTTGGCATCATCCTCTAAGGATGGTAAGAAAAGGAAAAAGGGTAAGGAAGTTGCGATTGTTATGCGACCACCAAAGAAGCGAGAATAA